The genomic segment CCGCCCGGCTGCGCCGGCGCGGTGACCGCTGGCCGTGGCGGCGGGACCTGTCCTTCGCCTCCGGCGGGCTGGCCCTGGCGGCCGCACCGGCGGTCCCCCTGCCCGGCGGTCCGTTCACCGCCCATATGGCGCAGCACGTGCTGGCCGGCATGGCCGCGCCGCTGCTGCTGGTCCTCGCCCGCCCGGTCACCCTGGCCCTGCGCACGCTCCCCCCGGGGTCCACGCGGCGCGGGCTGCTCGCGGCCGTGCGGTCCCGGCCGGCCGCCTGGCTCGTGTTCCCCCCGCTGGCGGCGCTGCTGGACGTGGGCGGGCTGTGGGTGCTGTACCGGACGGGCCTGTTCGCCGCCTCGCACCACGAGCCGCTTCCGCACAGCCTGGTGCATCTCCACGTGGTGGCGGCCGGGCTGCTGTTCTCCTTCGCCGTCTGCGCGCCGGAGCCGCTGCGGCACCGCTGGGGCCTCGCCTGGCGCGGTACGACGCTGCTGCTCACCGGGGCGGCCCATGCCGTCCTCGCCAAGAGCCTCTACGCCGTTCCCCCGCCCGGCACCGGCTTCGGCACAGCGGATCTGCGCACCGGCTCGCAGATCATGTACTACGGCGGTGATCTCGTCGAACTGGCGCTCGCCGCCGCGCTCGCCGTCCAGTGGTACGCCGCCACCGGGCGCGCCCGCTCCCGCGCCGGGCGCTCCACCGGGGCGGCCGGGGCGGCCGGTCCCGCCGGCGCACGCCGCCCGTCACCGGCGGAGAGCGGTGGGGCGAGCCGGTGACCAGGTCCTTCGGGCGCCCGGTGCCGGGGCTTCGGGTGTGCCGTGCCCCGGGCCGGGTAAGCGCGGAAAACCGAAAACGAGGAGGTTTCCGCCGTGGCCGTCGCCATTGTCATCGTCTGTGCGGTTCTGGCCGTACTGGCCTTTCTGCTGCCGCGTTTCTCCCGCCATCCGGAACGCGGGACCCAGCGCTCCCTCGGAGCCGGAACCCGCGTGACGGGCAAGGCGCCCGGACCGCTGGGCCGGCTGTTCAGCAAGCCGTTCCGCAGCAGTTCCCGTGCCGTGTCGCGGAGCGGGTCCGCCGGCCGCCGCGCCCGGGGGCGCATGCCGTTCTGAGCGGGCACCCGGGCCGCCTCCTCACCGGGCGCCCCACAGCGGGAAACGCCTCCGGCCTCCCGGTGCCGCAGCCGCCGCCGACCCCGGCGCGGCCGGCGGCACCCGGGAGGCCGGAGGCGTTCGCCGCGCCGGTGCCGCCGGATGCCGGACCGCTCGGAGGGGCCGCAACTCCGTACGGCCGGAGGGGTCTTACCGGACCCTTAGGTGCGCCCCGTAGGGTGGCTCCCCATGACGGATGAGAGCACCACCACCCCCCGTACCGACAGCGACCCCGGCAAGGAGGAGGAGAAGACCGCCGTTCCCGGGCAGTCCGCGCGGCCCGTCGCGGAGCAGGAGATCCGCAAGGACGAGGCGGCCGGGCCCGAGGAGCCCGCGACCACCGCGGAGGGCACCGCCCCCGCGGCCGACGCCGGCGCCGAGGACGACGGGCCGGACGTCCCTGCGGACGCCGCCCCCGCCCGCACGGCCTCCGGCACCGGATTCGGGGCCGGCGCCGCCGCCGTCGTCAGCGCCGCGTTCGGCCTCTGCTCCCTCACCGGCACCTCGGTCGGCCAGATGCTGCACGCCCGCAAGGAGCTCATCGGCCAGATCGAGGCCAGCTCCGGTGGCGGCGGCGACCAGATCGAGGCCTACTACAGCGTCCCGTGGCACACCGCCGCCCTGCTCAACGGCATCTTCGCGCTGCTGGCGATCCTCGTCGGCGGCCTGCTGCTGGCCCTGTACGCGCAGCGCTCCGGGACCCGCTCCTGGGTGAAGTCCGTGGCGCTGGCCGGCCTCGTGCTCGGCGCGGTCGGTCTGCTCGTCTCGCTCGGCATGTACTTCGACCTGTTCGCCAACGCCCCCGAGCTGCCCGGGGCGGGCTCCTGAGAGCGCGGCCCGGCGGCCGCCACCCCCGTTTCCCCCCGCCCGTCCTTCCCGGCCCCCGAGCGGGAAGGGCGGGCGGGCTTCCGCGGCACCTCGGGACGCGCGGCACCGGACGCTCCCCGGTACCGTTCCGGATCTCCTTACGGCACAGGGGCGTTGCGAAGGGACGGCCGGCCGCGGACCCGAACCCGGCCGGGCTCGGCACCTCCCCCCGCGGACGCCCCGGATCGCGGCTCCGGGGCGCCTGAACGGGGCGGGGCGGTGCCCCGCCCGGGCGGCTCAGGGGCGGGGGGCGATCACCTTCCCGCCGTCGAGGACCTCGATCGCCATCACCGGGCAGGAGTCGGCCACGTCCAGGACCTCCTCGTCCGGCTCGACGTCCGGCCGCACCGGGCGGGACCGGTCGGCGTCCATGGTGAAGAGGCCGGGCGCGGTGCCCGCGCAGACGGCGGAGCCCATGCACCGCTCCCGGTCCACTGCGATGTGCCAGGTCATGCTTACCACCCGATCGGCAGGGTGCGCGGTCCGCGCACGATCATCTGTGTCTTCCACTCGACGTCCCCGGCCGTGTGCAGTCCGGGGAAGCGGAGGATCAACGCCCGGAGGGCCTCCTGGAGTTCCAGCCGGGCGAGCGGTGCGCCCAGGCAGTGGTGGGCGCCGTGACCGAAGCCGATGTGCTGGTTGGCCGGCCTGCCGAAGTCGAGCCGCCCGGGCTCGCCGAAGCGCAGGGCGTCGCGGTTGGCCGCCCCGACGGCGACCAGCACCGGTTCGCCCGCCCGCACCAGGGTGCCGCCGACCTCGATGTCCTCCGTGGCGTACCGGGGGAAGGCGGACCCGGCCCCGAGCGGGACGAAGCGCAGCAGCTCCTCGACGGCGGCCGGGATCAGCTCCGGCTCCTCGCGCAGCCGTGCCAGGTGCCGGGGGTGGTCGAGCAGGGTGAGGACGAAGTTGGGGATCTGGGTGGCGGTCGTCTCGTGGCCCGCGACGAGGATGCCGACGCAGAGGTCGGTGAGCTCCTCCTCGGTGAGCCGCTCCAGGTCGCCGTCGCGGGCGGCGATGAGCGCGCTCATCAGGTCGTCCCGCGGCTCCGCGCGGTGCCGGGCGATCAGCCCGGCCATGTAGCCCCGCAGTTCCTCGCGCTTGGCCAGGAACTCCTCCGCCGTCAGGGAGCTGGTGGACAGCGCCGCGTCGCTCCACTCGCGGAACCGCGGGCGGTCCTCCTCGGGGACGCCGAGGAGGCGGCAGATGACGGCGACGGGGATCGGCAGGGCGTACTCCTCGACGAGGTCGGCCGGCGGGCCGCTCTCCTCCAGCGTGTCGAGCAGGTCCTCGGCGAGGGCCCGGACCTCCGGCCGCAGCCGCTCCACCCGGTGCGTGGTGAACGCCTTGGCCACCAGGGCGCGCAGCCGGGTGTGGCCGGGCGGGTCCATGGCGAGCATGCCGTTGGCCATGGACACCGGGGACTGCCGGGGTTCGTCACGGCGGGTGGCCTCGGCCCGGCTGAACCGGCGGTCGCCCAGGACCAGCCGGGCGTCGGCGTAGCGGGTGACGAGCCAGGCGGGCTCGCCGTACGGCAGCTGGACGCGGACCAGGCCGGGGGTCCGGCGCACGCGCTCGTAGGCGTCGGCGAGGCCGAGCCCGGTGGCCTCGTTGAAGGGATAGCTGATCGGTCCGGTGTCGGTCGTGGTCACTCGGGTCCCCTTTCCGGCTCCGCGTGGGGCGGCCGCCCGCGCCCGTAGGACCGTAGGAACGCCGCCGTTCCGGCGTCAACACACCGTTTTCGGCCGCTTGTCGCCGCCCCGGAGGGCACTTCCGGAAGGGCGGGCCCGGAAGGCCCGGCCGGGCGGACGGGGCCGCTTCATCCGGCGAGCGGTCCGTCCAGGACGGCGAGGACCGGGCCGGCGGCCGGGCCGAGGAGGAGGGAGAGGGCCGCCGCCGCGACGGCGATCGCCGCGGCCGGAGCCGTCCGCTCACCGGGGGCGAACGGGCCGCCCCGGCCGCCGGCCCCGTCCGGGGCCCCGTTCCCGTCCCCGTCCCCGTTCCCGGAGGACGGACCGATGGCGAACGCGGGGGCGATCCACCGCAGGTAGTAGAAGAGCGAGGCGAGGGTGTTGACGGCGGCCAGGACCATCAGCCAGCCGAAGCCGCCGTCCAGCGCCGCACCGAAGACCTCCAGCTTGCCCAGGAAGACGGCGGTGGGCGGGGTCCCCACCAGGCCCAGCAGGCAGACCGTGAGGGAGACGGCGAGCGCCGGCCGGTGCCGGGCCAGGCCGCGGTAGCCGTCGAGCGTGCGGACCCCGGGGAGGGCGCAGACGACGGCGAAGGCGCCGAGGTTCGTCAGCGCGTAGGCGGCGAGGTAGAAGAGCAGCGCCGGCTGGGCGAGGGAGTCGCGGCCCGCCACGGCCACCGGCATCAGCAGATAGCCGACCTGGCTGATCGCCGAGTAGGCGAGCAGCCGCCGCACGTCCCGCTGGAAGAACGCCGCCAGGTTGCCGAGGGTCATCGAGGCGGCGGAGAGCACGGCGACCAGCTCGGGCCATCCGGCCGGCGTACCGGAGAACGGCACGGCCGCCAGCCGGTACAGCGCCGCCAGCGCCCCGATCTTGGGAACGGTGGTGAGGAAGGCGGCGACCGGCGCGGCGCTTCCCTGCACCGCGTCCGGCAGCCAGTAGTGGCCGGGTACCCCCGCGGCCTTGAACAGCATCCCGGCCAGCAGCAGGACCGTTCCGGCGGCCGTCAGCCCCGCGGACGCCTCCGGCAGCTCCGTCCGCAGCAGGGGGTAGGCGGAGCCGCGCCCCGCCGCGTACAGCACGGTGATCCCGGCCAGCATCAGCACCCCGAGCAGCGCGCCGACCACGTAGTACTTCAGGGCGGCCTCGGTGCCGGGCGCGTCCTTCCGGAAGCCCGCGAGGACGTAGGAGGGGACGCTCGCCAGCAGATACGCGGCGGCGAGCAGCAGCAGGTCCTGCGCCCCGGCGAGCATCAGGGCGCCCAGCGCGGCGAGTTGCAGCAGGACGAAGAACTCGGACTGCCGCGGGTGCCCGTGCAGGGGGCCGAGCCCCAGCAGCGTCACCAGCAGCGTGGAGCCGAGGATCACGATCCGGGCGGTGGCCGTGACGGGGTCGGCGGCGAAGGAGCCGCTGAAGGCGGTGGCGGGCGCGCCGGTGGCGAGGACCGCCGCCGCCACGGCGCCCGCTCCGCACACCGCGCAGGCGAGGAGGCCCACCAGCCACTGCCGGCGGCGCGGCAGCCAGGCGCCCAGCAGCAGTCCGGCGACGGCCCCGGCCGCGAGCAGCGCCTCCGGGATCAGCTCGACAAGACTCTGTTCCATCCGGGTCATCGGGACAGCAGCTCCATCGCGCCGCGCGAGGCGGGTTCGATGACGTCCAGGACGAAGCGGGGCGCGATGCCGAGCAGGACGCCGAGGCCCAGCAGCGGTACGACGGCGACGCGTTCGGGTGCCCTGAGGTCGGGGAACGGCCGTCCGGCGCCGGGCGCGTCCGGCAGCCGGAGCGGTCCGAGGAGCATCCGCTGCAGGGCGCGGAGGAAGAGGCCGGCGGTGAGGAGGATGCCGAGCACCGCGAGCGAGGTCTCCACCGGCCGGGAACCGAGACTGCCGGTGAAGATCTGGAATTCGGCGATGAAGCCGGAGAACCCCGGCAGCCCGAGGGAGGCGAAGGCGGCCACCCCGGTCAGCGCGGCGAAGACCGGGGCGCGGCCCGCGAGTCCGGAGTAGGCCGCCATCTCGTACGTGCGGCACCGGTC from the Streptomyces xinghaiensis S187 genome contains:
- a CDS encoding cytochrome c oxidase assembly protein, whose protein sequence is MTGRYTALAAVGPGLSPGQLLTALAAWAAVAGYLTAAARLRRRGDRWPWRRDLSFASGGLALAAAPAVPLPGGPFTAHMAQHVLAGMAAPLLLVLARPVTLALRTLPPGSTRRGLLAAVRSRPAAWLVFPPLAALLDVGGLWVLYRTGLFAASHHEPLPHSLVHLHVVAAGLLFSFAVCAPEPLRHRWGLAWRGTTLLLTGAAHAVLAKSLYAVPPPGTGFGTADLRTGSQIMYYGGDLVELALAAALAVQWYAATGRARSRAGRSTGAAGAAGPAGARRPSPAESGGASR
- a CDS encoding DUF6411 family protein yields the protein MAVAIVIVCAVLAVLAFLLPRFSRHPERGTQRSLGAGTRVTGKAPGPLGRLFSKPFRSSSRAVSRSGSAGRRARGRMPF
- a CDS encoding ferredoxin, with protein sequence MTWHIAVDRERCMGSAVCAGTAPGLFTMDADRSRPVRPDVEPDEEVLDVADSCPVMAIEVLDGGKVIAPRP
- a CDS encoding cytochrome P450, encoding MTTTDTGPISYPFNEATGLGLADAYERVRRTPGLVRVQLPYGEPAWLVTRYADARLVLGDRRFSRAEATRRDEPRQSPVSMANGMLAMDPPGHTRLRALVAKAFTTHRVERLRPEVRALAEDLLDTLEESGPPADLVEEYALPIPVAVICRLLGVPEEDRPRFREWSDAALSTSSLTAEEFLAKREELRGYMAGLIARHRAEPRDDLMSALIAARDGDLERLTEEELTDLCVGILVAGHETTATQIPNFVLTLLDHPRHLARLREEPELIPAAVEELLRFVPLGAGSAFPRYATEDIEVGGTLVRAGEPVLVAVGAANRDALRFGEPGRLDFGRPANQHIGFGHGAHHCLGAPLARLELQEALRALILRFPGLHTAGDVEWKTQMIVRGPRTLPIGW
- a CDS encoding NADH-quinone oxidoreductase subunit N, whose translation is MTRMEQSLVELIPEALLAAGAVAGLLLGAWLPRRRQWLVGLLACAVCGAGAVAAAVLATGAPATAFSGSFAADPVTATARIVILGSTLLVTLLGLGPLHGHPRQSEFFVLLQLAALGALMLAGAQDLLLLAAAYLLASVPSYVLAGFRKDAPGTEAALKYYVVGALLGVLMLAGITVLYAAGRGSAYPLLRTELPEASAGLTAAGTVLLLAGMLFKAAGVPGHYWLPDAVQGSAAPVAAFLTTVPKIGALAALYRLAAVPFSGTPAGWPELVAVLSAASMTLGNLAAFFQRDVRRLLAYSAISQVGYLLMPVAVAGRDSLAQPALLFYLAAYALTNLGAFAVVCALPGVRTLDGYRGLARHRPALAVSLTVCLLGLVGTPPTAVFLGKLEVFGAALDGGFGWLMVLAAVNTLASLFYYLRWIAPAFAIGPSSGNGDGDGNGAPDGAGGRGGPFAPGERTAPAAAIAVAAAALSLLLGPAAGPVLAVLDGPLAG